The genomic interval CCGGTATCCGGAATGCCTCGCCGCCGAGGCGGTCGGCCGCCGGGGCGGATACGCCTTCGCCAAGGGATGCTCCGACGGCACCCCGGTCAAAGGAACCGCAAAAGACTGTGTCATCATGGGAATTTATGCCCCGGATGACACGGCGGACCTGAAGAACCTGGATGCGTTCCGTAAATCAGGTATGAAAGTGGCTTCAATCGGCCCCATCACTCGCGACCTTCGGATTCCCGGGGGGAGGACAGTACCGCGTGAGACCGATGTCCATGTCGGGCGTATGACCGACACCTTCGGCATTTTCGCCCTCCCCGGCTTCGAGCGTAAAATCTGCCCCCTCTCAGGAGTCCTGGTCACCTCGCTGCTCTGGACCATGTCTACGGAAATCGCGTACCAGATAAAAGACCGCACCGGCGGCGATGTTCCCGGTATCTACTGCAACGGCGCAATAACCTGGGATGCGTGGTGGGACGAGCAGGTACGGGCCATGTATGAATCGAGGGGATATTGAAAAAAGGAGACAGGATAGATTAAAAAATCAACGACAGAATTATCAAGTATTCAAATCCTGTTAATCTTTTAAATCCTGTCAAAGTATTTATGCTGTAACATCTTCGGCCTAACTTCTTTCTTTGCGAGATGTTTTTACTAATGGTGATTTTTTACCTATTCCCCATTTCATGGACAATATCGCAGTAAAGCCGCACCCGCTCCACAGGAGTTGCGGGAGTCACCGGGCTGCCGATGCTCATAATGAAGCGGCTTCGGTTGGCGCGGCCTGCGGCGATCTGACGTTTTATCTCTGCGCGAAGCTCCTGTTCAGAGCCGTTCTGTAGCACCCCAATTGAGTCCAGATTGCCGAGAAGGGTGCACCGTCCCGGGACATTCGTAGCCAATTCCGCTACATCAATCTCAAATCCTTTTTTCCCCTCTTCCAGCGAGAGTGCGTCCGCGCCGGCGGAAAGGAGCAGATCCCATTTGCCTGCAGGGCTGCCGCAGTAATAGTAGACACTCTTCATACCGCAGGCGCTTATCTCTTCGATGAGCCTTCGGAGAAAGGGAAGATTGAGAGAGGCAAAAGCGGCCGGGCTGATCATGTCGGTCATGCATTCCTCGATCCAGATGCCTCTTGCGCCGAGCGCAGCAGCCTGACGGACACAGTGAAGACTGAGCTCCAGGTACCGGGCGGCGGCATGGCGCACCAGCTCGGGCTGGGAGGCGATCATCACCATCATGTTCTCGAATCCCCAGAGATCGTAGCAACGCCAGAGCGGAGAGGAAACATGGCAAAAGGGGAAAACCTCCCCGCCGAATTCATCAAGGAGACGCGCCGCAAGAACGCCGCTGCCGTCTTCGATGGTTTTCCCTGAGCCGGCGGGAAGGGGAATCAGCGCATCAACCTCGTCCGTTGTCTCTGTAAGAGTAAAATGGGGTATTGCCTCACCACCAGTTAGATGCTCGCCGCCGATGGGAGGTTCGAAGAGCCGCTCGGATACACCGCTCCTTCGGTCGATACGGAATACTCCCTCCGGGCGAACTTCCAGATCAATATTCTTCCGATTTTCGCGGGACAGTGTATAAGGAAGCCTGAACCAGTCCTGGCCGGTACAGCGGATAACCTCCCGCCTCCAGGAGAGCTGTGTTTCGATGTCCGGGGAGAATTGGTTCCACCACGGAACGCCGGTAAGCTTTGCCCAGTGATCGCGGATGAATATGGATTCATAGCAGATCACCGCCGGGATTTCGGGAGTCCCTTCCGGCGAGAACGCTGCCTCGATCTTTTCTTTTCCGGTCATGGATTCGGCTCCCGGGTGACTATTTCGGTTAACTACTTCTTTTTTAGGTTGAGGATAACCTGCTGGATTCGTTTCTGCACCTTCTTGTAATCGATAGCCTGCCCTCGGCGAAGGAGGGGGATGATTCAGTGAAAACCAATATAACATAGTGGAAGGGATGGATGCAAACAAGCGGGATTGAGATTTGTAAATTAGAGAATTAATCTTGACACTGAATACTATTGCGTTTATATATGATTTGCAACCACAAAAGATTTACAACTATGTATGCGTAATGCGAATGATGTTTCATTTCACAATACGTTAGTTAATGGCGGTCGGCATAATCCTCAAGAGAATAATATGAAAATCGATAGCAAATACCTTGGCAAGTGGCGGATTCTTGAAATGTCTAATTGGGACAAGGACTTCATTGATTTGGTCGCCCCGGGGCACTTGACAGTGAAAGCAGATGGGTCAGGTTATCTTGCCTTCGGAGTCATAGAAGCAGAAGTCGATTTACAAATGGAAGAGACCGGGGGGACAGAGCGGATAGCCTTTTCGTTTGCCGGATCGGATGAGGGAGATGAAGTATCCGGAAGAGGTTGGGCTATTATAGATAGCGACGAAATGCATGGATGGATCGGATTTCATCTTGGTGACGATACCACGTTCAAGGCGAAACGCCATGAGGCAAAGGGATAGAAGCCCTCATCATTACTATATATAGGTCGCTCGATTCCTCTAAGAGAGCTTTAAAATCAGTACGACGT from Candidatus Latescibacter sp. carries:
- a CDS encoding uroporphyrinogen decarboxylase family protein, coding for MTGKEKIEAAFSPEGTPEIPAVICYESIFIRDHWAKLTGVPWWNQFSPDIETQLSWRREVIRCTGQDWFRLPYTLSRENRKNIDLEVRPEGVFRIDRRSGVSERLFEPPIGGEHLTGGEAIPHFTLTETTDEVDALIPLPAGSGKTIEDGSGVLAARLLDEFGGEVFPFCHVSSPLWRCYDLWGFENMMVMIASQPELVRHAAARYLELSLHCVRQAAALGARGIWIEECMTDMISPAAFASLNLPFLRRLIEEISACGMKSVYYYCGSPAGKWDLLLSAGADALSLEEGKKGFEIDVAELATNVPGRCTLLGNLDSIGVLQNGSEQELRAEIKRQIAAGRANRSRFIMSIGSPVTPATPVERVRLYCDIVHEMGNR